From Microbispora sp. ZYX-F-249, one genomic window encodes:
- a CDS encoding TIR-like protein FxsC, translating into MTDTTRNAPWERHGGYFFLSYAHSPPLPGSSGADPDQWVRPFFRDLNRAVRALARRDLGISPGSFDQDVRAGTDWKAWLSRALGSAEVFVALYSPGYFARSWPGREWACYRQRMVDAGVADPLTRIVPVLWAPLPDGADRPELLQIDADPVPGYAEHGLRALLKIAPMRGSYHAVLDRLARRIVELAEKSPVGPSEIADIMAADSPFPSAEAHPVFEVTVAAPALAALPAGADPRRYGTSPWLWRPFPDEQELSLAEYAAGVAERLEFAAVVKDVLKPEADRLPGVALIDPWFVADEHAAGRLEAFVRNLPPWVVPLLVPDPRGGERANRLAERTRGLLEQAGALRTESAREAVAGVRSLKHFASIMPRLVVEAERQYFRHGPKPGPDDVASPRHRLAGGPGPGTLTPPPDILGEETHG; encoded by the coding sequence ATGACCGACACCACCCGGAACGCCCCCTGGGAACGGCATGGCGGCTACTTCTTCCTCAGCTACGCCCACTCGCCTCCCCTGCCGGGCAGTTCCGGCGCCGATCCCGACCAGTGGGTCCGGCCGTTCTTCCGCGACCTCAACAGGGCCGTACGGGCACTCGCCCGCCGCGACCTCGGCATCTCCCCGGGCTCCTTCGACCAGGACGTCCGCGCCGGCACGGACTGGAAGGCGTGGCTGTCCCGCGCCCTCGGCTCCGCGGAGGTCTTCGTCGCGCTGTACTCCCCCGGGTACTTCGCCAGGTCCTGGCCGGGGCGTGAATGGGCCTGCTACCGGCAGCGGATGGTCGACGCCGGGGTGGCGGACCCGCTCACCCGGATCGTCCCCGTGCTGTGGGCGCCGCTGCCCGACGGCGCGGACCGGCCGGAGCTGCTCCAGATCGACGCCGACCCCGTGCCCGGCTACGCGGAGCACGGCCTGCGCGCACTACTCAAGATCGCTCCGATGCGCGGCTCCTACCACGCGGTGCTCGACCGGCTGGCCCGGCGGATCGTCGAGCTCGCCGAGAAATCCCCCGTCGGACCCTCGGAGATCGCGGACATCATGGCGGCCGACAGCCCGTTTCCCTCCGCCGAGGCCCACCCGGTCTTCGAGGTGACCGTGGCCGCGCCGGCCCTCGCCGCCCTGCCGGCGGGCGCCGACCCCCGCCGGTACGGGACCAGCCCGTGGCTCTGGCGGCCGTTCCCGGACGAGCAGGAGCTCTCCCTGGCCGAGTACGCGGCCGGCGTCGCCGAGCGGCTGGAGTTCGCGGCCGTGGTCAAGGACGTCCTGAAGCCCGAAGCTGACCGGCTGCCCGGCGTGGCGCTCATCGATCCCTGGTTCGTCGCGGACGAACACGCCGCGGGACGACTGGAGGCATTCGTCCGGAATCTACCACCCTGGGTGGTTCCTCTCCTGGTGCCCGATCCCCGTGGGGGTGAGCGTGCGAACCGGCTCGCGGAGCGGACCAGGGGGCTTCTCGAACAGGCCGGAGCGCTCCGTACGGAGTCGGCCCGCGAGGCCGTCGCCGGCGTCCGCTCCCTGAAACATTTCGCCTCGATCATGCCGCGCCTGGTGGTGGAGGCCGAGCGGCAGTACTTCCGGCACGGTCCCAAGCCCGGCCCGGACGATGTCGCGTCGCCGCGGCACCGGCTCGCGGGCGGGCCCGGGCCCGGCACCCTCACTCCGCCACCGGACATTCTCGGCGAGGAGACACATGGCTGA
- a CDS encoding family 4 glycosyl hydrolase encodes MKLAVVGGGSTYTPELIDGFARLRGELPLSEIALVDPDERRLATVAGMARRMLARAGHPAALTTATRVEDGVAGAGAVLLQLRVGGQAARNVDETLPPECGCVGQETTGAGGLAKALRTVPVVLGIAEKVRALAPGAWIVDFTNPVGIVTRALLDAGHRAIGLCNVAIGFQRRFAALLGVAPERITLGHVGLNHLTWERSVLLDGADVLPCLLDEHGEKIAESVGLPVELVRHLRAVPSYYLRYFYEHDRVVAEQRTSPSRAAEVAAMEAELLEMYADPAVDTKPALLDRRGGAFYSEAAVALVASLAGDRGDVQVVNTRNDGTLPFLDDDAVIEVPATVTAAGAVPLPADPVEPLHRGLIAHVSAYESLALEAALHGGEDRVRDALLAHPLVGQASLAGDLAARLVEANRAFLPWAVSR; translated from the coding sequence ATGAAACTGGCCGTTGTCGGGGGCGGTTCCACGTACACGCCGGAGCTGATCGACGGTTTCGCCCGCCTGCGCGGCGAGCTGCCGCTGTCGGAGATCGCGCTCGTCGATCCCGACGAGCGCCGGCTCGCGACGGTCGCCGGAATGGCCCGGCGGATGCTCGCCCGCGCCGGGCATCCCGCCGCGCTGACCACCGCCACCCGCGTGGAGGACGGCGTCGCCGGGGCCGGGGCGGTGCTGCTGCAGTTGCGCGTGGGCGGCCAGGCCGCCAGGAACGTCGACGAGACCCTGCCGCCGGAGTGCGGCTGCGTCGGGCAGGAGACCACCGGGGCCGGGGGCCTCGCCAAGGCGCTGCGGACCGTGCCGGTGGTGCTCGGCATCGCCGAGAAGGTGCGCGCGCTCGCGCCCGGCGCGTGGATCGTCGACTTCACCAACCCCGTCGGCATCGTCACCCGGGCGCTGCTCGACGCCGGCCACCGGGCGATCGGGCTGTGCAACGTGGCCATCGGGTTCCAGCGCCGCTTCGCCGCCCTGCTCGGCGTGGCCCCCGAGCGGATCACGCTCGGGCACGTCGGGCTCAACCACCTCACCTGGGAGCGGTCCGTCCTGCTCGACGGCGCCGACGTGCTGCCGTGCCTGCTGGACGAGCACGGCGAGAAGATCGCCGAGTCCGTCGGCCTGCCGGTGGAACTGGTCCGTCACCTGCGCGCCGTGCCGTCGTACTACCTGCGGTACTTCTACGAGCACGACCGCGTGGTGGCCGAGCAGCGGACCTCGCCGTCGCGCGCGGCCGAGGTGGCCGCGATGGAGGCGGAACTGCTGGAGATGTACGCGGACCCGGCGGTGGACACCAAGCCCGCCCTGCTGGACAGGCGGGGCGGCGCGTTCTACTCCGAGGCCGCCGTCGCCCTGGTCGCCTCGCTCGCCGGCGACCGCGGGGACGTCCAGGTCGTCAACACCCGCAACGACGGCACGCTGCCGTTCCTCGACGACGACGCGGTGATCGAGGTCCCGGCCACCGTCACGGCCGCGGGCGCCGTCCCGCTGCCCGCCGATCCCGTGGAACCGCTCCACCGGGGCCTGATCGCCCACGTGTCGGCGTACGAGTCGCTCGCCCTGGAGGCGGCCCTGCACGGCGGCGAGGACCGCGTCAGGGACGCCCTGCTGGCCCATCCGCTGGTCGGCCAGGCGTCCCTCGCCGGCGACCTCGCCGCACGCCTGGTGGAGGCCAACCGCGCCTTCCTGCCCTGGGCGGTGTCGAGGTGA
- a CDS encoding Lrp/AsnC family transcriptional regulator, which produces MEEIDRRIVTLLATDGRMSFTDLAKETGLSVSAVHQRVRRLEKRGVIRGYAALVDYDEIGLPLTAFVSIKPIDPSAPDDAPERLSHLTAIEACHSVAGDESYILKVRVASPLALEELLQQIRASANVSTRTTVVLSTPYDYRSPVIEKELGGDVTG; this is translated from the coding sequence GTGGAGGAGATCGATCGCCGAATCGTCACCCTGCTGGCGACTGACGGCCGGATGAGCTTCACCGATCTGGCCAAGGAGACCGGACTGTCGGTCTCCGCGGTTCACCAGCGGGTACGCAGGCTGGAGAAGCGCGGTGTCATCCGCGGATACGCCGCTCTCGTGGACTACGACGAGATCGGCCTTCCGCTGACCGCGTTCGTCTCGATCAAGCCGATCGACCCTTCCGCGCCGGACGACGCGCCGGAACGGCTGAGCCATCTGACCGCCATCGAGGCGTGCCACAGCGTCGCGGGCGATGAAAGTTACATCCTCAAGGTCCGCGTCGCCTCTCCGCTCGCCCTGGAGGAACTGCTCCAGCAGATCCGCGCGTCGGCCAACGTGAGCACGCGCACGACCGTCGTCCTCAGCACGCCGTACGACTACCGGTCCCCGGTGATCGAGAAGGAGCTGGGCGGCGACGTGACCGGCTGA
- the fxsT gene encoding FxSxx-COOH system tetratricopeptide repeat protein, which translates to MADMDDSRQPRTRDGQIVTFYSYKGGTGRTMALANVAWILASNGKRVLVADWDLDSPGLYRFYQPFIDISVAGEPGIVDLIRSYEWAARRALPAEGKPADARARLRRVIQEQARVRPYVFSLDWSFPEGGVLDYLPRGRQNLDYTRTVSAMDWDLFFDVLHGADFFDELRADMRRDYDYVLIDSRTGLSDVADICTMHLPDVLVDCFTLSNQGILGGAQVARTVQERMLSRDIRILPVPMRVDQAEMDKMEVGRAFAFHAFRGLPAGLTDAGRQEYWSAVEVPYQAFYAYEEILAVFGDPPGKPGSLRSAYERLTARLTDGAVSAMPYLDEAVRLRTRQRFIRKPPNEILLDYLPEDQAWAEWIGGVLTAAGLTVRDPLDEADNDQWSESLASVLAVVTPAYIKKVRGILSPRQPAYAVYTASARPVAPLSSATAAFLADLPESEAVAQLLEMVDMGAPPPARTLGARYPGTAPRIFEAPAKNKLFTGREDILRHIRDELRENGTAVMRPLTILGSGGMGKTQIAMEYAHRFAGAYDLVWWVDCEQPQFVDASLADLVARMRGPAADGLAPTTAEVVPAVRQALGQGEFARRWLLVFDNADDVESITPFLPGGSGHVLITSRNREWEHQSHPVQVDVFSREESVSHLLRRVGETPVSAAEAGNVAEALGDLPLAVAAAGAWLAETNISVDAYLDQLRAQPLRAISQSRLADYPESLSKAWDLSLDKLRDRSAAAARLFELCSVMAPNIAVDLLYSRAMVELLRPLDPTLAESQDITRLVRELNRLALIKNDTRARRIHVHLMLQAVAQERMTEEERAAARRDVQGVLAAARPEKDVDDPANWPRYRMIWPHLEPVRAAHSAQESVRTLLIDRLRYVWLRGDLQQAEEFGRSTAAVWEDMLAAESDRDAAIRLERQLLHLRFNLGNIIRGLGRFEEARAMNESTLADQRRVLGNHRHTLLTAGSLAADLRALGDYAGSLAIEEETYRVWRATHGVDEPGTLSSGNNLAASHRVNGRFREALQLDEETLAQRRSVLGTAHPFTLFSAVNLCRDLLEAGDYDDAAARMAKTVAECNEHLGSGSPVSMNAQVVYAMALRATGALETSEERFREAWALLRRRFGDDNLDTLTCRLGRALTLLGLDRADDAEREIEEVLEIYRSRLGEDHPHTLVCRLNLANALHQRGDQDKALAEAGAAAAGFSAKLGPGHPYHLAAKAAEAAMLADAGRLEHAAAIMEDTLDRMSGSLGPRHPDTMRCQANLLLVRERLGSTDGAAERETLLGQLAAVLGDDHPTVTTLRAGRLVSRTLDPQPF; encoded by the coding sequence ATGGCTGACATGGACGACAGCAGGCAGCCGCGCACCCGCGACGGCCAGATCGTCACTTTCTATTCGTACAAGGGCGGCACCGGGCGCACGATGGCCCTGGCCAACGTCGCGTGGATCCTCGCGTCCAACGGAAAGCGCGTCCTCGTCGCCGACTGGGACCTCGACTCCCCCGGCCTCTACCGGTTCTACCAGCCGTTCATCGACATCTCCGTCGCGGGCGAGCCCGGCATCGTGGACCTGATCCGCAGCTACGAGTGGGCGGCGCGGCGCGCCCTGCCGGCCGAGGGGAAGCCGGCCGACGCCCGGGCCCGCCTCCGCAGGGTGATCCAGGAGCAGGCCCGGGTGCGGCCGTACGTCTTCTCCCTCGACTGGTCCTTCCCGGAGGGCGGCGTCCTGGACTACCTGCCCCGCGGCCGGCAGAACCTGGACTACACCCGCACGGTCAGCGCCATGGACTGGGACCTGTTCTTCGACGTGCTGCACGGCGCCGACTTCTTCGACGAGCTCCGCGCGGACATGAGGCGCGACTACGACTACGTCCTCATCGACAGCCGCACGGGGCTGAGCGACGTCGCCGACATCTGCACCATGCACCTGCCGGACGTGCTCGTCGACTGCTTCACGCTGAGCAACCAGGGCATCCTGGGAGGCGCCCAGGTCGCCAGGACCGTCCAGGAGCGCATGCTGTCCAGGGACATCCGGATCCTGCCCGTCCCCATGCGGGTGGACCAGGCGGAGATGGACAAGATGGAGGTCGGCCGCGCGTTCGCCTTCCACGCCTTCCGCGGCCTGCCCGCCGGTCTGACCGACGCCGGCCGGCAGGAGTACTGGTCCGCCGTCGAGGTGCCCTACCAGGCGTTCTACGCCTACGAGGAGATCCTGGCCGTCTTCGGCGACCCTCCGGGCAAACCCGGATCCCTGCGCTCGGCGTACGAGCGGCTCACGGCCAGGCTCACCGACGGCGCGGTGTCCGCGATGCCCTACCTGGACGAGGCGGTGCGCCTGCGCACCCGGCAGCGGTTCATCCGCAAGCCTCCCAACGAGATCCTGCTGGACTACCTCCCCGAGGACCAGGCGTGGGCGGAGTGGATCGGCGGTGTCCTCACCGCGGCCGGCCTCACGGTCCGCGACCCGCTGGACGAGGCCGACAACGACCAGTGGAGCGAAAGCCTGGCATCCGTCCTCGCCGTCGTCACTCCGGCGTACATCAAGAAGGTCCGCGGCATCCTGTCCCCCCGGCAGCCGGCGTACGCCGTGTACACCGCGAGCGCACGGCCCGTGGCCCCGCTGTCGTCCGCCACCGCGGCCTTCCTCGCCGACCTGCCGGAGAGCGAGGCGGTCGCACAGCTTCTCGAGATGGTCGACATGGGCGCCCCGCCACCCGCCCGGACGCTCGGCGCCCGCTACCCCGGCACCGCACCGCGAATCTTCGAGGCCCCCGCCAAGAACAAGCTGTTCACCGGGCGGGAGGACATCCTCCGCCACATCCGCGACGAACTCCGCGAGAACGGCACCGCCGTGATGCGCCCGCTCACGATCCTGGGCAGCGGCGGCATGGGCAAGACCCAGATCGCGATGGAGTACGCCCACCGCTTCGCCGGGGCGTACGACCTGGTGTGGTGGGTGGACTGTGAGCAGCCCCAGTTCGTCGACGCGTCGCTGGCCGACCTGGTCGCCCGGATGCGCGGCCCCGCCGCGGACGGTCTCGCGCCGACCACCGCCGAGGTCGTTCCCGCGGTCAGGCAGGCGCTGGGCCAGGGTGAGTTCGCCCGGCGGTGGCTGCTGGTGTTCGACAACGCCGACGACGTGGAGAGCATCACCCCGTTCCTGCCCGGGGGCAGTGGTCACGTGCTGATCACCTCACGCAACCGGGAGTGGGAACACCAGTCCCACCCGGTCCAGGTCGACGTGTTCAGCCGTGAGGAGAGCGTCTCGCATCTGCTCCGCCGGGTCGGCGAGACCCCTGTCAGCGCGGCCGAGGCGGGCAACGTCGCGGAGGCTCTCGGCGACCTTCCCCTGGCGGTCGCCGCCGCCGGCGCCTGGCTCGCGGAGACCAACATCTCCGTGGACGCCTACTTGGACCAGCTCAGGGCACAGCCCCTCCGGGCGATTTCGCAGAGCAGGCTCGCCGACTATCCCGAATCACTGTCCAAGGCATGGGACCTCTCCCTGGACAAACTGCGGGACAGGTCCGCCGCCGCCGCCCGGCTGTTCGAGCTCTGTTCGGTGATGGCTCCCAACATCGCCGTCGACCTGCTCTACTCCCGGGCCATGGTGGAGCTGCTGCGGCCCCTTGACCCGACGCTCGCGGAGTCGCAGGACATCACCAGGCTGGTGCGGGAGCTCAACCGGCTGGCCCTGATCAAGAACGACACCCGCGCGCGGCGCATCCATGTCCACCTCATGCTCCAGGCGGTCGCGCAGGAGCGGATGACGGAGGAGGAACGCGCGGCGGCCCGCCGGGACGTGCAGGGGGTGCTGGCGGCCGCCCGGCCGGAGAAGGACGTCGACGACCCGGCGAACTGGCCCAGGTACCGGATGATCTGGCCGCACCTGGAACCCGTACGCGCCGCCCACTCCGCTCAGGAGTCGGTCCGCACGCTGCTCATCGACCGCCTCCGCTACGTGTGGCTGCGCGGCGACCTGCAGCAGGCCGAGGAGTTCGGCAGGAGCACCGCCGCGGTGTGGGAGGACATGTTGGCGGCCGAGAGCGACCGGGACGCCGCGATCCGGCTCGAGCGGCAGTTGCTGCACCTCAGGTTCAATCTCGGGAACATCATCCGCGGCCTGGGCCGTTTCGAGGAGGCCCGGGCGATGAACGAGAGCACCCTCGCCGACCAGCGGCGTGTTCTGGGCAACCATCGCCATACCCTGCTGACCGCCGGCAGCCTCGCGGCGGACCTGCGGGCCCTGGGCGACTACGCCGGCTCGCTGGCGATCGAGGAGGAGACCTACCGGGTCTGGCGCGCGACCCATGGCGTCGACGAGCCGGGCACCCTGTCCTCCGGGAACAACCTCGCCGCCTCCCACCGGGTCAACGGCAGGTTCCGTGAGGCGCTGCAGCTCGACGAGGAGACCCTGGCACAGCGCCGCTCGGTGCTCGGCACGGCCCATCCCTTCACCTTGTTCAGCGCGGTCAACCTGTGCCGCGACCTGCTGGAGGCCGGCGACTACGACGATGCCGCCGCGCGCATGGCGAAGACCGTCGCCGAGTGCAACGAGCATCTGGGCAGCGGCTCGCCCGTCAGCATGAACGCCCAGGTGGTGTACGCGATGGCGCTGCGGGCCACGGGAGCCCTGGAAACTTCGGAGGAGAGGTTCCGGGAGGCATGGGCGCTGCTGCGCCGGCGCTTCGGAGACGACAACCTCGACACCCTCACCTGCCGCCTCGGCCGGGCGTTGACCTTGCTGGGCCTCGACCGGGCCGACGACGCGGAGAGGGAGATCGAGGAGGTCCTGGAGATATACCGGAGCCGGCTCGGCGAGGACCATCCCCACACGCTCGTCTGCAGGCTCAACCTCGCGAACGCACTCCACCAGAGGGGCGACCAGGACAAGGCGCTGGCGGAGGCCGGAGCCGCGGCCGCCGGCTTCTCGGCCAAGCTCGGCCCCGGCCACCCCTATCACCTGGCCGCGAAGGCGGCCGAGGCGGCGATGCTGGCCGACGCCGGCCGGCTGGAGCACGCCGCCGCGATAATGGAGGACACCCTGGACCGGATGAGCGGATCTCTGGGCCCGCGGCACCCGGACACGATGCGGTGCCAGGCCAACCTGCTGCTGGTGCGCGAACGCCTGGGGTCGACGGACGGCGCCGCCGAGCGCGAGACGCTCCTCGGCCAGCTCGCCGCGGTGCTGGGCGACGACCATCCGACCGTGACGACGCTGCGGGCAGGGCGGCTGGTGAGCCGCACACTGGACCCGCAGCCATTCTGA
- a CDS encoding FxsB family cyclophane-forming radical SAM/SPASM peptide maturase, which produces MCWGRRKRPGRRCSIRPSDGAAPPLVTEYVLKVHNRCDLACDHCYVYEHADQSWRRKPRAIGGATVRWAARRIAEHAAAHGLGEIRVVLHGGEPLLLGAAGLREVLAVLRSRVDPVCRLDLRVHTNGVLLDETLCALFDEYAVRVGVSLDGDRAANDRHRRFADGRSSHPHVRRALELLRRREYRHLYAGLLCTVDPANDPIAVYEALLAESPPSLDLLLPHATWDHPPPRPGGGTPYADWLGRVHARWASDGRPVAIRLFDSMLSAAAGGPSLGESVGLDPVNLLVIETDGGWEQADSLKTAFDGAPETGLNVRTHAVDAVAALPGPAARRGGLAALCETCRSCEVVRVCGGGLYAHRFRTGSGFANPSVYCPDLKALAGRVVPAAEAAPAPGAGAAGRAAHTLSPADFDSLARGPGDPAAVAALAQAGLSLTRALVARVGSGLPDGAGELEEAAREGLALLARVDLERPAAVAEVLAHPCTAVWASRCLRPPRAARATLDLAHLAGIAASAALHAGMEAEVPLPVRDGSLHLPALGVLRLGPQAGRTVRVSVSSRGLFAAGRRVTGQDPRWLPVRSAGFGARTVLVDDLDAFRGRPGWRPAGRLSENRWEGWRTCLEAAGKRLEQDTPAYARALGAGLRAVVPLRPGPPRGHRAGGPRHPLGAVGLAPPGTGGLEAALLREFQFAKLDALTTLHGLVEVTSEAPARTLRETYARLAQAELWRVTPGADARTRFGRLSARIHEAIDALTASGTLTPHGARFVAGMRATAGAWAGN; this is translated from the coding sequence ATGTGCTGGGGGAGACGGAAAAGACCCGGACGGCGGTGTTCAATTCGGCCATCTGACGGCGCCGCGCCGCCTCTGGTCACCGAGTACGTCCTCAAGGTCCACAATCGCTGCGATCTGGCCTGTGACCACTGCTACGTCTACGAGCACGCGGACCAGAGCTGGCGCCGCAAGCCGCGGGCGATCGGCGGGGCGACGGTACGGTGGGCGGCCCGGCGGATCGCCGAGCACGCGGCCGCGCACGGCCTCGGCGAGATACGCGTGGTGCTGCACGGCGGCGAGCCCCTGCTGCTCGGGGCCGCGGGGCTGCGTGAGGTCCTGGCCGTGCTCCGCTCCCGCGTCGATCCCGTGTGCCGGCTCGATCTGCGCGTGCACACCAACGGCGTGCTGCTCGACGAGACGCTGTGCGCGCTCTTCGACGAGTACGCGGTGCGTGTGGGGGTGTCCCTCGACGGCGACCGCGCGGCCAACGACCGGCACCGCCGGTTTGCGGACGGGCGGAGCAGCCATCCCCACGTCCGCCGCGCCCTCGAACTGCTGAGGCGGCGGGAGTACCGGCACCTCTACGCCGGGCTGCTGTGCACGGTCGATCCGGCCAACGACCCGATCGCGGTCTATGAGGCGCTGCTCGCGGAGTCGCCGCCCAGCCTCGACCTGCTCCTCCCCCACGCGACCTGGGACCACCCGCCGCCCCGGCCCGGCGGGGGCACGCCGTACGCGGACTGGCTGGGCCGCGTCCACGCCCGGTGGGCCTCCGACGGCCGTCCGGTCGCCATCCGCCTGTTCGACTCGATGCTGTCCGCCGCGGCCGGAGGGCCCAGCCTGGGCGAGTCCGTGGGCCTCGATCCGGTGAACCTGCTGGTGATCGAGACCGACGGCGGCTGGGAGCAGGCCGACTCGCTGAAGACGGCCTTCGACGGAGCGCCCGAGACCGGGCTGAACGTGCGCACGCACGCGGTCGACGCGGTGGCGGCCCTTCCCGGCCCGGCGGCCCGGCGCGGCGGCCTGGCGGCGCTGTGCGAGACATGCCGGTCCTGCGAGGTGGTCCGCGTGTGCGGCGGCGGCCTGTACGCGCACCGTTTCCGGACGGGGAGCGGCTTCGCCAATCCCTCCGTCTACTGCCCGGACCTCAAGGCGCTCGCCGGTCGCGTCGTCCCGGCCGCGGAAGCGGCCCCCGCCCCGGGAGCCGGCGCCGCCGGGAGAGCCGCCCACACGCTGTCCCCTGCCGACTTCGACTCGCTCGCGCGGGGCCCGGGGGATCCCGCGGCGGTGGCGGCGCTCGCGCAGGCCGGGCTGTCGCTGACCAGGGCGCTGGTCGCCCGCGTCGGCTCCGGGCTGCCGGACGGAGCGGGTGAACTGGAGGAGGCGGCCCGGGAGGGCCTGGCCCTGCTCGCCCGGGTGGACCTCGAACGGCCGGCGGCCGTGGCGGAGGTCCTCGCGCATCCCTGCACGGCCGTGTGGGCGTCGCGCTGCCTGCGTCCGCCGCGCGCGGCCCGTGCCACGCTGGACCTCGCCCACCTGGCGGGGATCGCCGCCTCGGCCGCCCTGCACGCCGGGATGGAGGCCGAGGTGCCGCTCCCCGTACGCGACGGCTCCCTGCACCTGCCGGCGCTGGGGGTGCTCCGGCTGGGGCCGCAGGCGGGCCGTACCGTCCGCGTCTCGGTCTCCTCCCGGGGGCTGTTCGCGGCCGGACGGCGGGTCACCGGACAGGACCCGCGCTGGCTGCCCGTGCGGTCGGCCGGGTTCGGCGCTCGCACGGTCCTCGTGGACGACCTCGACGCCTTCCGCGGACGCCCCGGCTGGCGTCCGGCGGGGCGTCTCAGCGAGAACCGCTGGGAAGGCTGGAGGACCTGTCTGGAGGCCGCGGGCAAGCGCCTGGAGCAGGACACCCCCGCCTACGCCCGTGCGCTCGGGGCGGGACTGCGGGCCGTGGTGCCGCTGCGCCCCGGGCCGCCCCGCGGGCACCGCGCCGGCGGCCCCCGGCATCCGCTGGGCGCGGTCGGGCTGGCGCCGCCGGGCACCGGCGGCCTCGAGGCCGCGCTGCTCCGCGAGTTCCAGTTCGCCAAACTGGACGCGCTGACGACGCTGCACGGCCTCGTCGAGGTCACCTCCGAGGCCCCCGCCCGGACTCTCCGGGAGACCTACGCCCGGCTGGCACAGGCGGAGCTGTGGCGTGTCACGCCCGGCGCCGACGCCCGCACCAGGTTCGGCAGGCTCAGCGCGCGGATCCACGAGGCGATCGACGCCCTGACCGCCTCCGGAACCCTGACACCGCACGGCGCCCGGTTCGTCGCGGGCATGCGCGCGACCGCCGGCGCCTGGGCCGGAAACTGA
- a CDS encoding N-acetylglucosamine kinase, with the protein MTLPRTVLAVDGGNSKTDVALVREDGTVLAAARGPAFLPQSAGVAAAVDVIALTVSRALAGGTAVPPYADHVAAYVAGADLPVEEERLRAELLARGYGASVVVGNDTFALLRAGSSTGWGVAVVCGAGINAVGVSPAGQVARFPALGRLSGDWGGGHHLGEEALWHAVRAEDGRGPATALTEAVRTCFGTATVEEAVVGLHFGDLPGDRLHALVPPLLAAAADGDAVAGSLVERQAEEIALLGVVAMRRLGLLAVPCEVVLGGGVLTARHPLLTSLVERHYAERAPLARLVVTGVPPIVGAALLGLDRLGAPPGAYARLRAHFPREGDGAQPVTSPPSSFSITGDR; encoded by the coding sequence GTGACGCTGCCGCGCACCGTGCTGGCGGTGGACGGCGGCAACAGCAAGACCGACGTCGCCCTCGTCCGCGAGGACGGCACGGTGCTCGCCGCCGCGCGCGGGCCCGCGTTCCTGCCGCAGAGCGCCGGGGTCGCCGCCGCCGTCGACGTGATCGCCCTGACCGTGTCGCGGGCCCTCGCCGGCGGGACCGCCGTGCCGCCGTACGCCGACCACGTCGCGGCGTACGTCGCGGGGGCGGACCTGCCGGTCGAGGAGGAGCGGCTGCGGGCCGAACTGCTGGCCCGCGGCTACGGCGCGAGCGTGGTCGTCGGCAACGACACCTTCGCCCTGCTGCGGGCCGGGTCGTCCACGGGATGGGGCGTCGCCGTCGTCTGCGGCGCCGGCATCAACGCGGTCGGCGTCTCCCCCGCCGGGCAGGTCGCCCGGTTCCCGGCGCTCGGCCGCCTCAGCGGCGACTGGGGCGGCGGGCACCACCTGGGCGAGGAGGCCCTCTGGCACGCCGTGCGCGCCGAGGACGGCCGCGGCCCCGCGACCGCGCTGACCGAGGCCGTGCGCACCTGCTTCGGCACCGCCACGGTCGAGGAGGCCGTCGTCGGGCTGCACTTCGGCGACCTGCCGGGCGACCGGCTGCACGCGCTCGTGCCACCCCTGCTGGCCGCGGCAGCGGACGGCGACGCGGTCGCCGGGTCGCTGGTGGAGCGGCAGGCCGAGGAGATCGCGCTGCTCGGCGTCGTCGCCATGCGGCGGCTCGGCCTGCTCGCCGTGCCCTGCGAGGTCGTGCTCGGCGGCGGTGTGCTGACCGCCCGCCACCCCCTGCTGACGTCGCTGGTCGAGCGGCACTACGCCGAGCGCGCGCCGCTCGCCAGGCTCGTCGTGACCGGCGTGCCGCCGATCGTGGGCGCCGCGTTGCTCGGCCTCGACCGCCTCGGCGCGCCCCCCGGGGCGTACGCCCGGCTGCGGGCGCACTTCCCGCGGGAGGGAGACGGCGCTCAGCCGGTCACGTCGCCGCCCAGCTCCTTCTCGATCACCGGGGACCGGTAG